The Lactuca sativa cultivar Salinas chromosome 2, Lsat_Salinas_v11, whole genome shotgun sequence genome includes the window CCAAGATAATCGAGTTTCCATATTTTCAAATGAACTAAATTTCAGACGCAATGAGTACGTCCATGACTTTTATGTTCATATTACACTtggaaatttcaaaattttattagaatatttctctttcttagaaaattcaaagCCTTATCTAATTTTATGTCGTTCCTATTGGTTTAGATCTACATTGGAATTAATCTAAGTGCAATTTTAACTTGTTATTGACAGGAAACAAGCGGAAGACGAAAGATCAAATGGTACGATCAGCAAGCTCCTTGGAGGCGTAAACCACACCTTAAGAAAACTCATATTTCGTGTCATTTCTTCACGCCCGATTCCAGAACACATCGCCTTCATCCTCGACGGAAACCGAAGGTTTGCCAAGAAATGGAAGCTCACGGAAGGTGCAGGTCACAAAGCCGGTTTTTTCGCACTCATGGCAGTCCTAAAATACTGCTACGAGATAGGAGTTAAGTATGTCACCATCTATGCATTCAGCCTCGACAATTTCAATCGACGCCCTGATGAAGTCCAATACGTAATGGATTTGATGCAAGAAAAGATCGAAGGGTTTCTAAATGAACTTACTCTTATAAACCAATATGGCGTTAGAGTCTTGTTTATTGGCGATCTCGATAGGTTATATGAACCCGTAAGGATTGCTGCTGAGAAGGCCATGGAAGCCACCGCTAAGAACTCACGCACATATCTCCTAGTATGTGTTGCATACACTTCTTCCCATGAAATCCCACGAGCAATCCACGAAGCTTGTCAAGAAAAAAGTGAGGCTAATAGCATACGTGTCATGAATAGTGACATAAATCATGGTGGTCAATCGGTGATCAAAGTGGTGGATCTTGAGAAGCATATGTACATGGGAGTGGCTCCGGATCCTGATATTCTAGTGAGGAGCTCCGGCGAGACAAGGTTAAGCAACTTTCTGTTGTGGCAAACCACCAACTCTTTCTTGTATTCCCCGAAAGCTTTGTGGCCAGAGATGGGATTCTGGCAGGTGGTTTGGGGGATCTTGGAGTTTCAGAACAACTATCAGTActatgagaagaagaagaagcaggcTTAAGGATGTACCTTTAAGTAAAAATATTTTCCTTTGAGTCGGTTTGCAGTGTGTTGTCAGAATTAATGGGATTTTTCTTCTCAATATGAACTTTCAACTTTGGGTCGATAATATCTGAATGCAATGTTATACATACGTAAATGCTTGTCTTATCAAGTAAATCAACTTGATATGTTTATTTGGAATAAAGGCATCACAGATCATATTAAATGGATTGGGCCATCATGATTTTACTTTTCATTGACCTTTATTTTTTATGACAAAACTATAAAAATGGTCGTTGttgtatgtattttttttgttttagtttGAATTCCGATTATTTTGGCTTCGTGATCATTTTCTCTATGTTTGTATACAGATTTGATCCCTcgtaaaattgaaatgactaaatTGTCTTTATtagatttatttttcattttctttttatgtataagtatttttatatattaaataaagatagggcctctctctctctctcttataaaAACTAAAAGACCACACACACTTAAACATCTTTCTCTCTCACTTGGAAGAGAGCACCGATCTCTACATTGATAACGTCCATCAAAGATCTTTTTGCCTCAGAAAACCATCAGCATAGACACCATCCTCATCCAACACTCGGGACTCCTAATTTCATTTGGGATTTAGTTTCGTTTGTGATTTTATGATCTGTGAATCGTGTGTATCTTGCAAATTGAAACTGAGCGCTTATCCCTATTCATCATCTTTTGCAAATTTGGTGTTCTATTCAGGTGGTCAAATTTGGGTTGGATCTGGTGTAAATTTGGTTTGTTCACTGTGGGTTGAAGAATTCTACCGCATGTTTACAtggataaacacacacacacatacccaTCAATTTCAGATTCAATGGAGAAGATGGAGACCAACCACCATCAAAGAAAGAACCCACCACCAACAGCCACCCCCTTCACTCTCCCTCTCTTTCCCCTGCAAcaaaacacacatatacatactAAAAATCAAATCATAGAAACACAGGGAGACATATAATGAAGAAATTGATATCATTTTGGATTCTTTGTGTGTGAGACCTTCATCTTCTACGTGCATCTGATTTTAGCCCATGTGTAAAAAAATTGCCATCTCCAGCATTTTCGATTCACACAATCAGATTTTTTGTTGGGATTCTATCATTAGGTTTCATCAAATTTTTGGTTTGGGGTAATTATTTTTGTATTATCTTTGATTTTGAGTTCGATTATGGCATAGtttgatttcttcttcttctaattttGGTTTAGGgtttgtgtttgatttttgtaTCTGAATTTTGTAATTGATCTAGATTGCTATAagttttgaatttttgattttgatttctgagTGGGATGTTGGCCAGAGAATAGGGAAATGAGATGATGGGTTCAAAGGTCTACTATGGCTAACCTGGATCCTTTGAGTTTCGATTTTGGGTTGTTTTTCGTATTGTCATACCGCCTGCACAggattctagtttcatgttcatctTCTTC containing:
- the LOC111911067 gene encoding dehydrodolichyl diphosphate synthase 6; this translates as MELDPIIATDTSLKQAEDERSNGTISKLLGGVNHTLRKLIFRVISSRPIPEHIAFILDGNRRFAKKWKLTEGAGHKAGFFALMAVLKYCYEIGVKYVTIYAFSLDNFNRRPDEVQYVMDLMQEKIEGFLNELTLINQYGVRVLFIGDLDRLYEPVRIAAEKAMEATAKNSRTYLLVCVAYTSSHEIPRAIHEACQEKSEANSIRVMNSDINHGGQSVIKVVDLEKHMYMGVAPDPDILVRSSGETRLSNFLLWQTTNSFLYSPKALWPEMGFWQVVWGILEFQNNYQYYEKKKKQA